The Sebastes fasciatus isolate fSebFas1 chromosome 13, fSebFas1.pri, whole genome shotgun sequence genome includes a region encoding these proteins:
- the LOC141780918 gene encoding uncharacterized protein LOC141780918, whose translation MRQKFLRCVNLTGNLQRDCMMEALRECPYGLKSMLECISRAVGLSQPADVTGFIAQYLSEMDAFRESHPEADPKILIFNYQEMWEKSFLRMNVITTETSPKVPSEAVPAVPAVPADPADPADPADPADPADPADPADPADPADPADPADPADPADPAPGTLFLEQDGPSTVAKRVIPPISQRKTSGSPLLATCAVNPYQPSTVAKRVIPPISQRETSGSPLLATCAVNPYQPSTVAKRVIPPISQRKTRGSPLLATCAVNPYQPSTVAKRVIPPISQRKTRGSPLLATSEVNPYRPTSKVSSKQPTSKASSRRPTSATERKQELERNWIQPSLIPYMRADDRSRWMSEVKGTRPAPVAVGKNNLNVCCHTCPPSAHVKHTMRYRRVVVRQVEDL comes from the exons ATGAGACAGAAATTTCTAAGGTGCGTCAATTTGACGGGAAACTTGCAAAGAGACTGCATGATGGAAGCCCTCCGTGAGTGTCCATATGGACTGAAGAGCATGCTGGAGTGCATTTCCAGAGCTGTAGGGCTCTCACAACCAGCCGATGTCACTGGCTTTATAGCACAGTATTTGTCAGAGATGGACGCTTTCAGAGAATCTCACCCTGAAGCTGATCCTAAGATTCTGATCTTCAACTACCAAGAGATGTGGG agaaaaGCTTCCTGAGAATGAACGTGATCACGACAGAGACCTCACCAAAGGTTCCATCAGAGGCTGTTCCTGCTGTTCCTGCTGTTCCTGCTGATCCTGCTGATCCTGCTGATCCTGCTGATCCTGCTGATCCTGCTGATCCTGCTGATCCTGCTGATCCTGCTGATCCTGCTGATCCTGCTGATCCTGCTGATCCTGCTGATCCTGCTGATCCTGCTCCAGGAACACTGTTCCTGGAGCAGGATGGGCCCAGTACAGTAGCGAAGCGGGTTATCCCACCTATTTCACAGAGGAAAACCAGTGGAAGTCCGCTCCTGGCTACCTGTGCGGTAAATCCATATCAGCCCAGTACAGTAGCGAAGCGGGTTATCCCACCTATTTCACAGAGGGAAACCAGTGGAAGTCCGCTCCTGGCTACCTGTGCGGTAAATCCATATCAGCCCAGTACAGTAGCGAAGCGGGTTATCCCACCTATTTCACAGAGGAAAACCAGAGGAAGTCCGCTCCTGGCTACCTGTGCGGTAAATCCATATCAGCCCAGTACAGTAGCGAAGCGGGTTATCCCACCTATTTCACAGAGGAAAACCAGAGGAAGTCCGCTACTGGCTACCTCTGAGGTAAATCCATATCGGCCTACCTCAAAGGTTAGTTCAAAGCAGCCTACCTCAAAGGCTAGTTCAAGGCGGCCTACCTCTGCTACAGAGAGGAagcaggagctggagaggaacTGGATTCAGCCCAGTTTAATTCCTTATATGAGGGCGGACGACAGGAGTCGGTGGATGAGCGAAGTTAAAGGCACTCGACCAGCTCCTGTAGCGGTGGGCAAAAACAATTTGAATGTTTGCTGCCACACTTGCCCTCCATCAGCACATGTCAAACATACCATGAGGTACAGACGTGTGGTGGTGAGACAGGTGGAGGACCTGTAG